From the Panulirus ornatus isolate Po-2019 chromosome 46, ASM3632096v1, whole genome shotgun sequence genome, one window contains:
- the LOC139763197 gene encoding chondroitin sulfate N-acetylgalactosaminyltransferase 2-like → MGRETHHQYQGVARLQVMMSKMRKGPCCIVALASFFCFLFVATGTWPLFAGSFGGGEATVPSQTEHATEAEYTSLPFNYPHPPETLNEGLSFRYFDTDVTFQTEGVAGRALTQHEQALLSSAKDAAAQYLTQFHPSYSFVSGRYRWLPDGVEYDLLFKDQATEVSSRVTLFQKLDATKVIRSITVDEKTVVNMVVTLKGRVAKYATFLDHLVKNVLPHDNNLSLTVVYFSDDFLEEARDLTSSRLSSVPNFRWSFIPLEEKDFSRGHGLHIGAQQKLSRDMGELLFFCDVDVLMHPDFFSRCRSNTKKGHQVYYPVVFSLYNPKLVYPLFDKVVPPVNEQLSVDEQSGFWRTFGFGMACMFRDDYEASGGFPDIRTWGGEDVALYQQFLKLDNIKVVRAPDPSLFHLYHHKKCADTSSTSYVACLKSKAVTEGSQLQLGLTLLKVHQGIDLEGILSKRFYYFWLIPYLGFLLVVSLLTNLVMSAMLFLNKRMRTFRSV, encoded by the exons ATGGGCAGAGAGACCCATCATCAGTATCAGGGGGTGGCGAGACTGCAGGTGATGATGAGCAAGATGAGGAAAGGACCCTGTTGCATCGTTGCTCTAGCTTCATTCTTCTGCTTCCTGTTCGTCGCGACGGGGACATGGCCAc TGTTTGCGGGCAGCTTTGGTGGAGGGGAAGCCACTGTTCCCAGTCAGACAGAGCACGCTACAGAGGCGGAGTACACGTCACTTCCCTTCAACTACCCACATCCACCGGAGACCTT AAATGAGGGTCTATCGTTCCGGTACTTCGACACAGATGTAACATTCCAGACAGAGGGCGTAGCTGGTCGTGCCCTTACGCAACATGAGCAGGCTCTCCTCTCCTCGGCCAAGGATGCTGCTGCACAATACCTGACACAGTTCCACCCTAGTTACTCCTTCGTCAGCGGCAG GTACCGCTGGCTACCTGATGGTGTAGAATATGACCTTCTGTTCAAGGATCAGGCTACAGAGGTTAGCAGTCGAGTCACTCTCTTCCAGAAGCTGGATGCCACAAAAGTCATCAGGTCTATCACTGTTGATGAAAAGACG GTAGTGAACATGGTGGTGACGCTGAAGGGACGGGTGGCCAAGTACGCCACCTTCCTAGACCACTTGGTGAAAAATGTTCTTCCACATGACaacaacctctccctcactgttgtCTACTTCTCTGACGACTTTCTAGAGGAGGCGCGTGACCTTACCAGCAGCCGCCTCTCTTCTGTGCCCAACTTCAGGTGGTCCTTCATTCCCTTGGAGGAAAAGGATTTCTCAAGAGGGCATGGACTCCACATTGGGGCACAGCAAAAGTTGTCTAGGGACATGGGAGAGCTCCTCTTTTTCTGTGATGTGGATGTTCTTATGCATCCAGATTTCTTCAGCCGTTGCAGAAGCAacaccaagaaaggccaccag GTATATTACCCGGTGGTATTTTCACTGTACAATCCAAAGCTAGTATACCCACTATTTGACAAAGTGGTGCCACCAGTAAATGAGCAGCTATCAGTGGATGAGCAATCAGGGTTCTGGCGCACCTTTGGCTTTGGAATGGCCTGCATGTTCCGTGATGACTATGAGGCTTCAGGTGGTTTTCCAGACATACggacctggggaggggaggatgttgcTCTCTACCAGCAGTTCCTCAAGCTTGACAACATCAAA GTGGTCCGTGCACCTGACCCAAGCTTGTTCCACCTTTACCACCACAAGAAATGTGCTGACACAAGTAGCACCTCTTATGTTGCCTGTCTCAAGTCTAAGGCGGTGACAGAGGGCTCACAGTTGCAGTTGGGCCTCACTCTCCTGAAAGTGCATCAGGGCATAGACCTAGAGGGAATCCTCAGCAAGAG